A portion of the Calothrix sp. 336/3 genome contains these proteins:
- a CDS encoding helix-turn-helix domain-containing protein, with amino-acid sequence MSNSNDDSKTLTQCLEIGNIFAEPCPSRDILKHVCSRWGVLILIALRQGTHRFSELRRKMGGVSEKMLAQSLQSLTEDGFVLRVSYNVVPPFVEYSLTPMGEEVAARVAALADWIEVNTPRVLDARKKAER; translated from the coding sequence ATGAGTAATAGCAATGATGATTCCAAGACTCTGACACAATGCTTGGAAATCGGGAATATTTTCGCTGAGCCATGTCCTTCACGAGACATCCTGAAGCACGTTTGCAGTCGATGGGGTGTACTGATTCTGATTGCGCTGCGCCAAGGAACCCACAGATTTAGCGAGTTGAGAAGAAAAATGGGGGGAGTCAGTGAGAAAATGCTGGCTCAAAGTCTACAATCTCTGACGGAAGATGGTTTTGTGCTGCGTGTATCGTACAATGTTGTTCCACCTTTTGTTGAGTACAGCCTGACTCCGATGGGAGAAGAAGTCGCCGCTCGCGTCGCCGCCTTAGCAGACTGGATTGAAGTCAATACGCCAAGGGTGTTAGATGCAAGGAAGAAGGCAGAGAGATAA
- a CDS encoding TetR/AcrR family transcriptional regulator, translating to MVESSSMSPGMRRKPRQARSQERVNRILDVAEAMFIAEGYNGTTTNAIASGAKIPIGSLYQFFPDKTAIMQALALRYEERLHQKLAIMDNSELVKLPLSVLVEQLIDITEQHFSENPGYFAIFMEVQSVIPEVQAVGDAADAELIRDFATLLAQREARLETADYEAIAFVLVKTISTLMWLSLSQEQPFRQRLVAEMKRFALHYLQSYFPSDSLPAQNNGAD from the coding sequence ATGGTTGAAAGCTCATCAATGTCCCCTGGAATGCGACGGAAACCACGGCAAGCTCGTAGTCAGGAGCGGGTAAATCGGATTCTGGATGTGGCAGAAGCAATGTTTATCGCAGAGGGTTATAACGGAACAACAACAAACGCGATCGCATCTGGTGCGAAGATACCTATCGGGTCACTTTACCAATTTTTTCCAGACAAGACAGCGATTATGCAGGCTTTGGCACTACGGTATGAGGAACGTCTGCATCAGAAATTGGCAATAATGGACAATTCTGAACTGGTAAAACTGCCCTTATCGGTTCTGGTTGAGCAGTTGATTGATATCACTGAGCAGCATTTCTCTGAAAATCCCGGCTACTTTGCAATTTTTATGGAAGTTCAGAGTGTTATACCTGAAGTGCAAGCAGTCGGAGATGCTGCTGATGCTGAACTGATCCGAGATTTCGCAACCTTACTCGCGCAACGGGAAGCAAGGTTAGAGACAGCAGACTATGAAGCGATCGCCTTTGTTTTGGTAAAAACAATCAGTACCTTAATGTGGCTTTCCCTCAGTCAAGAGCAACCATTTCGGCAGCGACTGGTAGCAGAAATGAAACGGTTTGCCTTACACTACCTGCAAAGCTATTTCCCGTCTGATTCACTACCAGCTCAAAATAATGGAGCAGACTAG
- a CDS encoding Coq4 family protein → MQLMDLFKPKQLSDSEIQQQSHYQMLIIFKSFFSMLSGDSSLESVGEMSDALVETPAFDLAAQYLKRDPNCATLINNRYIPPSYDLEKLLTLPDNSLGYIYAAAMKKSGLDPNLHGGMTAESDAKYVELRLSQTHDIWHVLTGFDTSVIGEIGLQAFHLSQFPYPLATMLVANSLMSSTLLTPEELPQLLEAIALGLQMGKIAQPLFAQNWEEEWEKPLTQWQAELNIQPIHN, encoded by the coding sequence ATGCAACTAATGGATTTGTTTAAACCCAAGCAATTATCTGATTCGGAAATTCAACAGCAAAGTCATTACCAAATGTTGATAATTTTCAAATCATTCTTTTCCATGTTATCGGGAGATAGTAGTCTGGAATCGGTGGGGGAAATGTCTGATGCTTTAGTTGAAACTCCTGCATTTGATTTGGCAGCGCAATATTTAAAAAGAGATCCAAACTGTGCGACACTGATAAATAATCGTTACATTCCTCCTAGTTATGACCTAGAAAAATTACTGACGTTGCCGGATAATTCCTTAGGGTATATCTATGCCGCAGCTATGAAAAAAAGTGGACTTGATCCAAATCTGCATGGGGGGATGACGGCAGAATCAGATGCTAAATATGTAGAACTACGACTCAGTCAAACCCATGATATCTGGCACGTTCTCACAGGATTTGATACATCGGTAATCGGTGAAATTGGCTTGCAGGCGTTTCATCTCTCCCAATTTCCCTATCCCCTTGCAACGATGCTAGTAGCAAATAGTTTGATGTCGAGTACATTACTGACACCAGAAGAGTTACCCCAATTGCTAGAGGCGATCGCCCTTGGATTGCAGATGGGTAAAATTGCCCAGCCATTATTTGCCCAAAATTGGGAAGAGGAATGGGAAAAACCCCTAACTCAATGGCAAGCAGAGTTAAACATTCAGCCGATTCACAATTAG
- a CDS encoding site-specific DNA-methyltransferase, with amino-acid sequence MNLPHDLVKSLIGSNPYYIQNYGASYLGDSLELIKLIPNSCINLIITSPPFALTRKKEYGNASADNYIEWFLPFAYEFQRIMTDNGSLVIDLGGSYLPGNPVRSIYQYELLVSLCKEVGFFLAQEFYHYNPARLPTPAEWVTIRRIRVKDSVNMVWWLGKTANPKADNRKVLKPYSQSMKNLLKNGYKANLRPSGHDISDKFQKDNQGAIPPNLLEIANTESNSAYLRRCKAAGIKPHPARFPSGFAEFFIKFLTDEGDIVLDPFAGSNTTGFVAESLQRRWIAAEINEDYLIGSRYRFEATK; translated from the coding sequence ATGAATTTGCCCCATGATTTAGTCAAATCACTAATTGGCTCAAATCCCTACTATATTCAAAATTATGGTGCATCATATCTGGGCGATAGTCTGGAACTGATAAAATTAATCCCCAATAGTTGTATTAATTTAATTATTACTTCTCCACCCTTTGCTCTAACACGTAAAAAAGAATATGGCAATGCTAGTGCAGATAACTATATAGAATGGTTTTTACCTTTTGCCTATGAATTTCAGCGCATTATGACAGATAATGGCTCATTGGTGATAGATTTAGGGGGTTCCTATCTGCCAGGAAATCCAGTCAGAAGTATCTATCAATATGAACTATTGGTAAGCTTATGTAAGGAAGTTGGTTTTTTCCTCGCCCAGGAATTTTATCATTACAATCCAGCACGTTTACCAACCCCTGCGGAATGGGTGACAATTAGAAGAATTCGGGTAAAAGACTCTGTAAATATGGTGTGGTGGCTAGGGAAAACAGCGAATCCCAAAGCTGATAATCGCAAAGTTTTAAAACCCTATAGTCAGAGTATGAAAAATTTACTTAAAAATGGTTATAAAGCCAATTTACGTCCTAGTGGGCATGACATTTCTGATAAGTTCCAAAAGGATAATCAGGGGGCAATTCCTCCTAATTTGCTAGAAATTGCCAATACTGAATCAAATAGTGCTTACTTAAGACGTTGTAAAGCCGCAGGAATTAAACCCCATCCCGCACGTTTTCCTTCCGGTTTTGCAGAGTTTTTCATCAAATTTTTAACTGATGAGGGTGATATAGTCTTAGATCCCTTTGCTGGTTCTAACACTACGGGATTTGTTGCAGAAAGTTTACAACGTCGTTGGATTGCCGCAGAAATTAATGAAGATTATCTCATCGGTAGTCGCTATCGGTTTGAAGCAACTAAATAA
- a CDS encoding response regulator transcription factor, whose protein sequence is MSEISIVLIEDHDLTRMGLKAALQSNNAFKVIGEAANATKGLKLLETSKPDIAVVDIGLPDLDGIELTRRFRQFQIDSGDANTKILILTMEDTEDAVLAAFAAGADSYYMKDTSIDRLMEAIQATYEGNSWIDPAIANVVLQQMRQGLPNGESNNNNSRTVQIEALSPEYEQVLETYPLTQRELEILELIVAGCSNGQIAEKLYITVGTVKTHVRNILNKLCADDRTQAAVRALRSGLVV, encoded by the coding sequence ATGAGTGAAATTAGTATTGTTTTAATCGAAGATCACGATTTAACACGCATGGGTTTAAAAGCAGCTTTACAATCAAACAATGCATTTAAAGTAATTGGTGAAGCGGCTAATGCTACTAAAGGTTTAAAATTATTAGAGACTAGTAAACCAGATATCGCTGTTGTGGATATTGGTTTGCCTGATTTGGATGGGATTGAACTCACACGCAGATTTCGCCAATTTCAAATAGATAGCGGTGATGCAAATACTAAAATCCTCATCCTTACCATGGAAGATACGGAAGATGCCGTATTAGCTGCCTTTGCTGCGGGGGCAGACTCCTATTATATGAAAGATACTAGCATTGACCGACTCATGGAAGCAATTCAAGCAACCTATGAGGGTAACTCTTGGATTGATCCAGCGATCGCCAATGTAGTTTTACAGCAGATGCGTCAAGGTTTACCCAATGGTGAATCTAACAATAACAACAGTCGTACTGTACAAATTGAAGCACTTTCCCCAGAATATGAACAGGTTTTAGAAACCTACCCCCTCACCCAAAGAGAATTAGAAATTTTGGAATTAATTGTTGCCGGTTGCAGCAATGGACAAATTGCCGAAAAACTTTATATCACAGTCGGTACAGTCAAAACCCACGTTCGCAATATTCTAAATAAACTTTGTGCTGACGATCGCACCCAAGCAGCTGTACGCGCTCTTCGTTCGGGATTAGTTGTATAA
- a CDS encoding hybrid sensor histidine kinase/response regulator, with protein MLYTQNSPKYRILVVDDTPDNLILLQTILEIEGYEVELTSEGVSAIEKTLQSSPDLILLDVMMPGMDGYEVTRRIRQHPEISYIPILLLTAFHDVSVVEGLDAGADDFIRKPFDQDELLARVRSLIRLKHSLDTQKRLLRQQEDFVSRVTHDLRTPLVAADRMLNLFQQEIFCPISGEMKQAISAMIRSNQNLLEMVNTLLEVHRFEAGKKTLEFSDVNLLEIAQEVVQELSPLTDEKGVALKINTHRLNPDDKTAAIILGDRLELRRVISNLIGNAIKFTDAGSINICLHEVTKPPSNSPYLILEIQDTGYGIAPEEQTKVFERFRQGTNKRAGSGLGLHLTHRIVETHGGTITLTSELGKGSTFTVSLPKPVSPDLQKLQ; from the coding sequence ATGTTATATACACAAAATTCTCCAAAATATCGTATTCTTGTAGTTGATGATACTCCGGATAACTTAATTTTATTACAGACAATTTTAGAAATCGAAGGTTATGAAGTTGAGCTAACCTCTGAGGGGGTAAGTGCAATTGAAAAAACTTTACAATCTTCCCCAGATTTGATTCTTTTAGATGTGATGATGCCAGGAATGGATGGTTATGAAGTCACACGTCGAATTCGCCAACATCCTGAAATCTCCTATATTCCTATTCTTCTACTAACTGCCTTCCATGACGTGAGTGTCGTTGAGGGTTTAGACGCTGGTGCCGATGATTTTATTCGTAAACCCTTTGACCAAGATGAGCTATTAGCCAGGGTGCGATCGCTAATTCGTCTTAAGCATAGTCTAGATACTCAGAAAAGACTACTCCGTCAACAGGAAGATTTTGTTTCCCGTGTCACCCACGACTTACGAACCCCCCTGGTTGCTGCTGATCGGATGCTGAATTTGTTCCAACAAGAGATTTTCTGTCCGATTTCTGGGGAAATGAAACAGGCAATTTCTGCCATGATTCGTAGCAACCAAAACCTTTTAGAAATGGTAAATACTCTCCTAGAAGTTCATCGATTTGAAGCTGGGAAAAAGACTCTAGAGTTTTCCGATGTCAACTTACTAGAAATTGCTCAAGAAGTTGTGCAAGAACTTAGCCCTTTGACAGATGAAAAAGGTGTGGCTCTGAAGATTAATACTCACAGACTCAACCCAGATGATAAAACCGCAGCTATTATTTTGGGCGATCGCCTAGAATTGCGTCGGGTGATAAGTAACTTAATTGGTAATGCCATCAAATTTACGGATGCAGGTAGTATTAATATTTGCCTACATGAAGTTACAAAACCTCCGAGCAATTCTCCATATCTGATTTTGGAAATTCAAGACACTGGTTATGGAATCGCTCCTGAGGAACAAACAAAGGTTTTTGAGCGTTTCCGTCAAGGTACTAATAAACGTGCTGGTAGTGGTTTAGGTTTACACCTAACTCATCGCATTGTAGAAACCCATGGTGGAACTATTACCCTAACCTCAGAACTGGGAAAGGGTAGTACCTTCACAGTCTCCTTACCAAAACCTGTTTCCCCTGACTTGCAGAAGTTGCAATAG
- a CDS encoding DUF2294 domain-containing protein, whose translation MTSTTPTRGQVERTLGQKIQALYREQLGHQPSKVTCQISDKNVVVVMENSITPPEKLLAENGSPELAEQVRSDLYEAIQPHIKTLIEETLKVSVAEILSDATLETGRSGLIAILNDCPDVLQSKK comes from the coding sequence ATGACATCAACAACACCTACCCGTGGTCAAGTAGAAAGAACACTCGGACAAAAAATTCAAGCACTTTACCGAGAGCAATTAGGACATCAACCTAGTAAAGTTACTTGCCAAATTTCTGATAAAAATGTCGTTGTCGTGATGGAAAATTCCATTACTCCCCCGGAAAAGTTACTCGCCGAGAATGGTTCTCCAGAGCTAGCAGAACAGGTACGCTCTGACTTATATGAAGCGATTCAACCCCATATCAAAACTCTCATAGAAGAAACCCTCAAGGTGAGTGTGGCAGAAATTCTTAGTGATGCCACCCTTGAAACAGGAAGAAGTGGTTTAATCGCGATTCTGAATGACTGTCCTGATGTTCTCCAGAGCAAAAAATAG
- a CDS encoding IS4 family transposase codes for MPTKKPRNPDHVRRRNTPLADNEAISEHLKNLLSPAIYAQSAYYRSLGLRDRILNLSLMVAAMLTVIWRQVASVHELTRMLEQEELLWGKAVKVSQQGLSQRFLSFPAELFERVFHDLLPLLKSRWLLREKRTLPAAVKYAKKHFVNIWIADGSTLEALFRKLDSLKDVPQGKLAGKICTVIDLLTRLPVQVWFHTNPLAHDTNFLDDLINIASAKTLLVLDRGFYDFGFFLRLIAKQVDFITRIKSNAVFDVERIFSYDYTLRDRIISFNTEDKHQKILRLRLIEVKQGKTWYAYVTSVLDPQILPPYVVADLYAKRWRIEEAFNTAKRLLGLSYLWTGSVNGVKLQVWATWLFYAVLIDLADAVADEIALPFERISLEMIFRGLYHFNHAYNKGRATDPVLFFAAPENKNLDVVKTIRKEPQTLDLSPFPLPLTIPAFP; via the coding sequence ATGCCAACCAAAAAACCGAGAAACCCTGACCATGTTCGTCGTCGAAACACCCCACTTGCGGATAATGAAGCAATAAGCGAACACTTAAAAAATTTGCTGAGTCCAGCAATATACGCTCAAAGTGCCTATTATCGAAGCCTTGGATTACGCGACCGTATACTTAATCTGTCATTAATGGTTGCAGCGATGTTAACTGTGATTTGGCGGCAAGTAGCATCAGTACATGAACTAACTCGAATGTTGGAGCAGGAGGAATTGTTATGGGGTAAAGCTGTTAAAGTATCACAGCAGGGGTTGTCACAGAGGTTTCTCAGTTTTCCAGCAGAACTATTTGAACGAGTGTTTCACGATTTGTTACCATTGTTGAAATCGCGTTGGCTTCTTCGCGAAAAACGAACCCTACCAGCAGCAGTCAAATATGCCAAGAAGCATTTTGTGAATATATGGATTGCGGACGGGTCAACACTCGAAGCTTTATTTCGTAAATTAGATAGTTTAAAAGATGTTCCACAAGGTAAGTTAGCCGGCAAAATATGTACAGTGATTGATTTGTTAACACGATTACCCGTACAAGTTTGGTTTCATACTAATCCCTTAGCACATGATACTAATTTTCTCGATGATTTAATTAATATTGCTAGTGCTAAAACCTTGCTAGTTCTCGACCGTGGCTTTTATGATTTTGGTTTTTTCTTGCGCTTGATTGCCAAACAGGTTGATTTTATTACTCGCATCAAATCAAATGCAGTATTTGATGTTGAGCGAATTTTCAGCTACGACTACACACTTCGAGACCGGATAATTTCCTTCAACACAGAGGATAAACACCAAAAAATATTACGTTTACGTCTCATTGAAGTCAAGCAAGGCAAGACTTGGTATGCCTATGTTACTTCAGTTTTAGATCCTCAAATTCTTCCACCTTATGTCGTTGCCGATCTTTATGCGAAACGATGGAGAATCGAAGAGGCATTTAATACTGCCAAACGCTTGCTGGGGTTAAGTTATCTCTGGACAGGTTCTGTCAATGGTGTCAAGCTTCAAGTTTGGGCAACTTGGTTATTTTATGCAGTTTTAATCGACCTTGCAGATGCTGTTGCTGATGAAATAGCCCTCCCGTTTGAACGCATTTCTTTAGAGATGATTTTTCGTGGGCTTTACCATTTTAATCATGCTTATAACAAGGGTCGAGCAACCGATCCAGTTTTATTTTTTGCTGCTCCAGAGAACAAAAACCTTGATGTTGTTAAGACAATACGAAAAGAGCCTCAAACCCTTGACTTATCGCCTTTTCCTTTACCCTTGACAATTCCTGCTTTTCCTTAA
- a CDS encoding VWA domain-containing protein has product MNTVERDLRLELLNSLLTTPHRDLAKVAEFHKVMVELDPIFYGHLAVWYQRHGDVRDHQEVFLGNLLTSNVIPHRDAGFVMLQEFPPYQVARIVDFMKQQQGKVPRSARTAVRRYLEAREKNPQFFDRAAVRARKAMKHLYATLHIKPNSRADAILFKEAPPADSLAFMLKQLAKAQTPAEQAALIVEHNIPYTIAVGAVKQLTPTVLVALISSMTPPEVINNLKSLQTRGAMEHPEVKQLIDGKLEEAAKSDRQGRVSAFKATVAADVTQLDAATVAKLENVANEQIKKRGKIAKPTALLIDKSGSMDVALEVGKQIAAMISGITVADLYVYAFDTLAYPITAKGKELSDWEKSFQHIFPNGGTSVGVAVETMRLKKQVVEQFIIVTDEGENTQPYLVNAYKAYQRDLGVIPNVILVKVGDGGAFGYVENQLKQQQISVDTFTFKGDYYSLTNLIPLLSRPSRLELLMEILETPLPIRDDK; this is encoded by the coding sequence ATGAATACCGTAGAACGCGATTTACGTTTAGAATTGCTTAACAGCTTGTTGACAACTCCCCACCGTGACTTGGCAAAAGTTGCAGAATTTCACAAGGTAATGGTGGAGCTTGACCCGATTTTCTATGGACACCTAGCTGTATGGTATCAGCGTCATGGTGATGTCCGCGATCACCAAGAAGTATTTCTCGGAAATTTACTCACAAGTAATGTGATTCCCCACCGTGATGCAGGTTTTGTGATGTTGCAAGAGTTTCCACCTTACCAAGTGGCAAGGATTGTAGACTTCATGAAGCAGCAACAGGGAAAAGTTCCTCGCTCTGCTCGTACGGCGGTACGTCGTTACTTAGAAGCACGGGAAAAAAACCCGCAATTCTTTGATCGCGCTGCTGTACGTGCCCGCAAGGCAATGAAGCACCTGTATGCAACTTTGCATATCAAGCCGAATAGTCGGGCAGATGCCATTCTGTTTAAAGAAGCACCTCCTGCCGATAGCTTGGCATTCATGTTGAAGCAACTTGCCAAAGCCCAAACCCCCGCAGAGCAGGCAGCTTTAATTGTCGAACATAATATTCCCTACACCATTGCTGTGGGTGCGGTGAAACAATTAACACCAACTGTTCTAGTAGCACTCATTAGCTCTATGACACCCCCGGAGGTAATCAATAACCTGAAATCTCTGCAAACACGGGGAGCAATGGAACACCCAGAAGTTAAGCAATTAATTGATGGGAAACTGGAAGAAGCAGCTAAGAGCGATCGCCAAGGGCGTGTGTCTGCTTTTAAAGCTACTGTCGCAGCAGATGTCACCCAACTAGATGCCGCAACTGTCGCTAAGTTGGAAAACGTCGCCAACGAACAAATCAAAAAGCGGGGTAAAATTGCCAAACCGACAGCTTTGTTGATAGACAAGTCTGGCAGTATGGATGTAGCTCTGGAAGTCGGTAAGCAAATTGCAGCCATGATTTCTGGGATTACCGTTGCTGATTTGTATGTTTATGCTTTTGATACCCTTGCTTATCCAATAACTGCGAAAGGAAAAGAACTTTCTGACTGGGAAAAATCCTTCCAGCATATCTTTCCGAACGGTGGTACAAGCGTTGGTGTGGCGGTGGAAACTATGCGCTTGAAAAAGCAAGTAGTTGAACAATTCATCATTGTTACTGACGAAGGGGAAAATACCCAACCTTACTTAGTTAATGCTTACAAAGCATACCAGCGCGATTTGGGTGTAATACCTAATGTCATCCTTGTGAAGGTAGGAGATGGTGGTGCTTTTGGTTATGTGGAAAACCAATTAAAGCAACAACAAATTTCTGTAGATACTTTTACCTTTAAAGGTGATTACTACTCTTTGACTAACTTAATTCCTTTGTTATCTCGTCCATCTCGCTTAGAATTGTTAATGGAAATTCTCGAAACTCCCTTACCAATTAGAGATGACAAGTAG
- a CDS encoding VWA domain-containing protein yields the protein MLKNNNLNHVDICFVVDTTGSMGGFIQTAQKQLLDTINLLSSDSQINLQVGLVEYRDHPPQDHSFITRIYPLTNNLQQMQKSINLLRADGGGDAPEAVYDGIHDACTKMQWRLHSCRFVLLVGDAPPHGFGQWLKDMQVPGFVNDHSDTWKGGCPSGLDIQKVTAVAENHRVTVHSLCMGNDSNTQKAFQAISQGTGGQFTITNATDIIGKIIDCLHKEFQNLELDQQVLSTIANMGYLDIQETAELLDLPRLPVATSISRLGKRGFL from the coding sequence ATGCTAAAAAATAATAATTTAAATCATGTCGATATCTGTTTTGTTGTAGATACGACTGGTAGTATGGGCGGTTTTATTCAAACTGCACAAAAACAACTTTTAGACACAATTAATTTACTTTCTAGTGATAGTCAGATTAATTTACAAGTTGGTTTGGTAGAATATCGTGACCATCCACCGCAAGATCATAGTTTTATTACCCGTATCTATCCGCTCACGAATAATTTACAGCAAATGCAAAAGTCAATTAATCTGTTAAGGGCGGATGGTGGTGGTGATGCGCCGGAAGCTGTGTATGATGGAATTCATGATGCTTGCACAAAAATGCAGTGGAGACTACACAGTTGTCGTTTTGTCCTGTTAGTGGGAGATGCACCACCCCATGGTTTTGGTCAATGGTTGAAAGATATGCAAGTTCCAGGATTTGTAAATGATCATAGTGATACCTGGAAAGGTGGTTGCCCTAGTGGCTTAGACATACAAAAAGTTACTGCGGTGGCAGAGAATCACAGAGTCACTGTTCATAGTCTATGCATGGGGAATGATAGCAATACTCAGAAGGCATTTCAGGCAATTTCCCAGGGTACAGGTGGTCAATTTACAATCACAAATGCTACTGATATTATCGGTAAAATCATTGATTGCTTACACAAGGAATTTCAAAACTTGGAATTGGATCAGCAAGTTTTAAGCACTATTGCAAACATGGGATACCTTGACATTCAAGAAACTGCCGAGCTTTTAGATTTACCAAGATTACCCGTTGCTACTTCTATTTCTCGGTTAGGTAAGCGTGGATTTTTATAA
- a CDS encoding CsbD family protein — MSTENRVEATAKNIEGKIQEAVGNVTGDPEEKAKGKAKQAEAKVRHTTENIKDEVKKTLD, encoded by the coding sequence ATGAGTACTGAAAATAGAGTCGAAGCAACCGCTAAAAATATTGAAGGCAAAATTCAAGAAGCTGTTGGTAACGTAACAGGTGATCCTGAAGAAAAAGCAAAAGGTAAAGCAAAACAAGCTGAAGCGAAAGTGCGTCATACTACGGAAAATATCAAGGATGAAGTCAAAAAAACTCTCGACTAG
- a CDS encoding ChaB family protein, with the protein MSDYQAERTVSAVFKEQTQVEQVIRRLLDRGVSREHISVMGRNFQSETRIAGFITKKDVILGGLRSGAIFGSFFGSLLGLLSGVGVLFIPFVGSVVAAGPIGAVLLGAASGAIAGSAGAGLASVLSTLGMPEEKAAIYQTRLEAGEFLIMAEVPGDRSGEYQLLLESAGGEEIHVADQILDRACTGNCNSPEDLSPEVRNHLSTAAQEVFIKNYNSAFQESNDAMKAEQNAWEAVQQQFDEDENGVWSKQKTAV; encoded by the coding sequence ATGTCTGATTATCAAGCAGAAAGAACAGTTTCCGCAGTTTTCAAAGAACAGACTCAAGTAGAGCAAGTAATTCGCCGTTTGCTAGACAGAGGTGTGTCCCGTGAGCATATTTCGGTGATGGGCAGAAATTTTCAGTCAGAGACACGAATAGCTGGCTTTATTACTAAGAAAGATGTTATTTTGGGTGGGCTCAGAAGCGGAGCCATTTTTGGTTCCTTTTTTGGTTCTTTATTAGGTTTACTATCCGGTGTTGGGGTATTATTTATTCCCTTCGTTGGTTCAGTAGTAGCCGCAGGTCCGATTGGTGCAGTGTTATTAGGTGCTGCAAGTGGGGCGATCGCCGGTAGTGCAGGTGCTGGTTTAGCTTCCGTTCTCAGTACCTTAGGTATGCCAGAAGAGAAAGCTGCTATTTACCAAACTCGTTTAGAAGCTGGTGAGTTTTTAATCATGGCAGAAGTTCCTGGCGATCGCTCTGGCGAATACCAATTATTATTAGAAAGTGCTGGAGGTGAAGAAATTCACGTCGCTGATCAAATTTTAGACCGCGCTTGTACAGGCAACTGCAACAGTCCAGAAGACTTATCTCCCGAAGTTCGTAACCATTTATCTACAGCAGCCCAAGAAGTTTTCATCAAAAATTATAATAGTGCTTTCCAAGAAAGTAATGACGCAATGAAAGCAGAACAGAATGCTTGGGAAGCAGTACAACAGCAATTTGACGAAGATGAAAACGGTGTTTGGTCAAAGCAAAAAACTGCCGTTTAG